The following are encoded in a window of Actinomycetota bacterium genomic DNA:
- a CDS encoding FkbM family methyltransferase, with translation MTVSFAELPAVLRAAEDRVRALHEELARGVTAVDEALAAIDRDRDAADEALDAVPAIGRRLAGRLAAADVSAPAVPLDGPGWEPVPVAVGDGLAFTVMLDTAMHDPVTAGLATGRTSDEPLIALMLEFVQPGDWVIDLGAHVGTFSLAAAARGCGVLAIEASPANAALLRASAARNGFHDLRVIHCAATDTAGPLSFEANGPWGHMTWGGEGETHTVTVPGVPIDQLLGAFASPPPAFIKMDVEGAELKAIAGMRALLSGPGAPPVLFESNGHALALAGATPNELQACFEELGYATYLIEGRRLTRLSPDEVQVVTVADCLAMKRRPAGLDAWEVRIQSTEEDALLRITAEAAHPNPDCRAYAARALEGLDPELLSHPLVTGALADLRADADPVVVAAAAWSHPGEGAQP, from the coding sequence ATGACCGTGTCGTTCGCCGAGCTGCCCGCCGTCCTGCGGGCCGCCGAGGACCGGGTCCGCGCCCTGCACGAGGAGCTCGCCCGGGGCGTCACGGCCGTCGACGAGGCGCTGGCCGCCATTGACCGGGACCGGGACGCCGCCGACGAGGCCCTCGACGCCGTCCCGGCCATCGGGCGCCGCCTGGCTGGCCGCCTGGCCGCCGCCGACGTGTCCGCCCCAGCCGTCCCCCTCGACGGTCCGGGCTGGGAGCCGGTGCCGGTGGCCGTGGGCGACGGCCTCGCCTTCACCGTGATGCTCGACACCGCCATGCACGACCCGGTGACCGCCGGGCTCGCCACCGGGCGGACCTCGGACGAGCCCCTCATTGCCCTGATGCTGGAGTTCGTGCAGCCGGGCGACTGGGTCATCGACCTCGGCGCCCACGTCGGCACCTTCTCGCTGGCCGCCGCCGCCCGGGGGTGCGGCGTCCTGGCCATCGAGGCGTCCCCCGCCAACGCCGCCCTGCTGCGGGCCAGCGCCGCCCGCAATGGGTTCCACGACCTCCGGGTCATCCACTGCGCCGCCACCGACACCGCCGGCCCCCTCTCCTTCGAGGCCAACGGCCCGTGGGGGCACATGACCTGGGGCGGCGAAGGGGAGACCCACACCGTCACGGTGCCCGGGGTGCCCATCGACCAGCTGCTGGGCGCCTTCGCCTCCCCCCCGCCCGCCTTCATCAAGATGGACGTCGAGGGCGCCGAGCTGAAGGCGATCGCCGGCATGCGGGCGCTGCTGTCCGGGCCGGGCGCCCCGCCGGTGCTCTTCGAGTCCAACGGCCACGCCCTGGCCCTCGCCGGGGCCACGCCCAACGAGCTGCAGGCCTGCTTCGAGGAGCTGGGCTACGCCACCTACCTGATCGAGGGCCGCCGCCTCACCCGGCTCTCCCCGGACGAGGTCCAGGTGGTCACCGTCGCCGACTGCCTGGCGATGAAGCGCCGGCCCGCCGGTCTCGACGCCTGGGAGGTCCGCATCCAGTCCACCGAGGAGGATGCCCTGCTGCGCATCACCGCCGAGGCCGCCCACCCCAACCCGGACTGCCGGGCGTACGCCGCCCGGGCGCTGGAGGGGCTGGACCCCGAGCTCCTGTCCCACCCGCTGGTGACCGGGGCGCTGGCCGACCTCCGGGCAGATGCCGACCCCGTCGTGGTGGCGGCAGCCGCCTGGTCGCACCCCGGCGAGGGGGCGCAGCCGTGA
- a CDS encoding FkbM family methyltransferase, with protein sequence MVSYAQNGEDVLLDRCFPRGKAGFYIDVGASDPSVASVTRHFYDLGWHGINVEPTTGSFERLQAERRRDINLNVAASDRSGELTFHEFPGYDSGVSTASEVNYTRHRDAGLTATERTVAALTLAEICERHVPGPIDFLSVDVEGHEEKVLAGADFTRWRPRVVLVEATEPTTLEEGIDPPRLLQPSHESWEPILLEAGYLFAAFDGINRFYVRKEDADLAPVLAVPVNFLDGYLTYAHFKLQKDLEMLRSEQYADWVANQTLRAEYQSLSGELAVLRAAYEKVERALTTMRAAYEHLRGEVAQAERVAGDALGAVADARAQVEHVSPLALAVARRLTAASSRYPGAARPLKQALRAGRDLKRSIDGSKGGPR encoded by the coding sequence ATGGTCTCCTACGCCCAGAACGGTGAGGACGTCCTCCTGGACCGCTGCTTCCCCCGGGGCAAGGCCGGCTTCTACATCGACGTCGGCGCCAGCGACCCGTCGGTGGCGTCGGTCACCCGCCACTTCTACGACCTGGGCTGGCACGGCATCAACGTCGAGCCCACCACCGGCTCGTTCGAGCGGCTGCAGGCCGAGCGCCGCCGGGACATCAACCTCAACGTGGCGGCCTCCGACCGCAGCGGCGAGCTCACGTTCCACGAGTTCCCCGGCTACGACTCCGGCGTGTCCACCGCCTCCGAGGTCAACTACACCCGCCACCGGGACGCCGGCCTCACAGCCACGGAGCGCACCGTCGCCGCCCTGACGCTGGCGGAGATCTGCGAGCGCCACGTACCGGGCCCGATCGACTTCCTGTCCGTGGACGTCGAGGGCCACGAGGAGAAGGTGCTGGCGGGCGCCGACTTCACCCGTTGGCGCCCCCGGGTGGTCCTGGTGGAGGCTACCGAGCCGACCACCCTGGAGGAGGGCATCGACCCGCCCCGGCTGCTGCAGCCCAGCCACGAGTCCTGGGAGCCGATCCTGCTGGAGGCGGGCTACCTGTTCGCCGCCTTCGACGGCATCAACCGCTTCTATGTCCGCAAGGAGGACGCCGACCTCGCGCCGGTCCTGGCGGTGCCGGTGAACTTCCTGGACGGCTACCTCACCTACGCCCACTTCAAGTTGCAGAAGGACCTGGAGATGCTGCGCAGCGAGCAGTACGCCGACTGGGTGGCCAACCAGACCCTGCGGGCCGAGTACCAGTCCCTCTCCGGCGAGCTGGCCGTGCTCCGGGCGGCGTACGAGAAGGTGGAGCGGGCTCTCACCACCATGCGGGCGGCCTACGAGCACCTCCGGGGCGAGGTGGCGCAGGCGGAACGCGTCGCGGGCGACGCGCTCGGCGCGGTCGCCGACGCCCGGGCGCAGGTGGAGCACGTCAGCCCCCTGGCCCTAGCCGTCGCCCGCCGGCTGACTGCCGCCTCCAGCCGCTACCCTGGCGCCGCCCGGCCGCTGAAGCAGGCGCTGCGGGCCGGCCGCGACCTGAAGCGTTCCATCGACGGCAGCAAGGGGGGACCCCGATGA
- a CDS encoding methyltransferase domain-containing protein, which produces MIDLPARQDDPRLQGWYHTIELGNGLVSDGFFDHRPVVHRYGIPESLRGKEVLDVGTGDGFFAFEMERRGAARVTAIDVARMKDCDWVPNMRYRLADAAMGDPWPRHFRLAHAMRRSRVDYKPCNVYDLSPYTVGMFDIVFCGSLLLHLQNPLAALIAIRSVTREYAIIETAIEPEWDEKYPSRPVLSFGYQKDEVVPGENNAFWVMSSCTLEKMIRYAGFAEVERQGTFMLPPHTDVTACSMIAKPPPAWG; this is translated from the coding sequence ATGATCGATCTGCCGGCACGCCAGGACGACCCCAGGCTCCAGGGCTGGTACCACACCATCGAGCTCGGCAACGGGCTGGTGTCCGACGGGTTCTTCGACCACCGCCCGGTGGTGCACCGCTACGGCATCCCCGAGTCCCTGCGGGGCAAGGAGGTGCTGGACGTCGGCACGGGCGACGGCTTCTTCGCCTTCGAGATGGAGCGCCGGGGCGCCGCCCGGGTGACCGCCATCGACGTCGCCCGCATGAAGGACTGCGACTGGGTTCCCAATATGCGCTACCGGCTGGCCGACGCCGCCATGGGCGACCCGTGGCCCCGGCACTTCCGCCTGGCCCACGCCATGCGCCGCTCCCGGGTGGACTACAAGCCGTGCAACGTGTACGACCTGTCGCCCTACACCGTCGGCATGTTCGACATCGTGTTCTGCGGCTCGCTGTTGCTGCACCTGCAGAACCCGTTGGCCGCCCTGATCGCCATCCGGTCGGTCACCCGGGAGTACGCCATCATCGAGACCGCCATCGAGCCGGAGTGGGACGAGAAGTACCCCTCCCGGCCGGTGCTGTCGTTCGGCTACCAGAAGGACGAGGTGGTGCCGGGCGAGAACAACGCCTTCTGGGTGATGAGCTCCTGCACCCTCGAGAAGATGATCCGCTACGCCGGCTTCGCCGAGGTGGAGCGCCAGGGCACCTTCATGCTGCCGCCCCACACCGACGTCACGGCGTGCTCGATGATCGCCAAGCCGCCGCCGGCCTGGGGCTGA
- a CDS encoding transposase: MAKHYVSTDRMTPFLMPPSLLDWLPPDHLAWFVLSVVDKLKQKTWKLHGRHPNWGPGRAAYDPEMLLTLLFYAYCTGVYSSRAIEAACKVDVAFRVIAANQVPDHATIARFRAEQAPQIRALFSDILMLCQAAGLTIAGTVALDGTKIRARASLRANRTKKQIAKELAELKAEATKKAAELVSQGELADAEDDQRLGQSRGDELPEHLIEPGSREAHLNAALELVNQRHADALDAERQGLAERTERRRETARRAPRVDPRLTTRDQPTLPEAEADLEVAKEQAEAVKARRQAVEAEAAAQGRKPGGRHPNLDRGVAAAQAQLAEAAAQDAARAAEEKINTTDPASAIMVDQAGRYLQAFNAQALVSSDQIIVGAQVTTCAADTGSYQPMVVLGLANLELAGITDSFDLVLADAGYLSTANLTAAGPPRMIATSKAYKLRHQQAEEGYRVGDPPEGCSPIDAMTHRLLTEEGVAAYAQRQYIVEPVFGQIKWNRHYRQFLRMGEQGANDEWILLAMCNNLLKLYGKKHSPRMRHGKAGSPATSGALRSLRRVLHGTGRRNILRRDVLVAA, encoded by the coding sequence ATGGCCAAACACTATGTCTCCACGGATCGCATGACCCCGTTCCTCATGCCGCCCAGCCTGCTCGACTGGCTGCCCCCGGACCACCTCGCCTGGTTCGTGCTCAGCGTCGTCGACAAGCTCAAGCAAAAGACCTGGAAGCTGCACGGCCGCCACCCCAACTGGGGTCCCGGCCGGGCCGCCTATGACCCCGAGATGCTGCTCACCTTGCTGTTCTACGCCTACTGCACCGGGGTGTACTCCTCCCGGGCGATCGAGGCAGCCTGCAAGGTCGACGTCGCCTTCCGGGTGATCGCCGCCAACCAGGTGCCCGACCACGCCACGATCGCCCGCTTCCGCGCCGAGCAGGCTCCCCAGATCCGGGCGCTGTTCAGCGACATCCTGATGCTGTGCCAAGCCGCCGGGCTGACGATCGCGGGCACAGTCGCCCTGGATGGCACCAAGATCCGTGCCCGCGCCTCGCTCAGGGCCAACCGCACCAAAAAACAGATCGCTAAGGAGTTGGCCGAGTTGAAGGCCGAGGCCACCAAGAAGGCTGCCGAGCTGGTCAGCCAGGGTGAGCTGGCCGACGCCGAGGACGACCAGCGCCTCGGCCAGTCCCGGGGCGACGAGCTGCCCGAGCACCTGATCGAGCCCGGGTCCCGGGAGGCCCACCTGAACGCCGCGCTGGAGCTGGTCAACCAGCGCCACGCCGACGCCCTGGACGCCGAACGCCAGGGTCTGGCGGAGCGCACCGAGCGCCGACGGGAGACCGCCCGGCGGGCACCCCGGGTCGATCCTCGGCTGACCACCCGCGACCAGCCCACCCTGCCGGAGGCCGAAGCCGACCTGGAGGTCGCCAAAGAACAGGCCGAGGCGGTCAAGGCCCGCCGCCAGGCGGTGGAGGCGGAGGCGGCAGCCCAGGGCCGCAAGCCGGGAGGACGCCACCCAAACCTGGACCGGGGGGTGGCCGCCGCACAGGCCCAGCTGGCCGAGGCGGCCGCCCAGGACGCCGCCCGGGCGGCCGAGGAGAAGATCAACACCACCGACCCCGCCAGCGCCATCATGGTGGACCAGGCCGGCCGCTACCTCCAGGCCTTCAACGCCCAGGCGTTGGTGAGCTCGGACCAGATCATCGTGGGCGCCCAGGTCACCACCTGCGCCGCCGACACCGGCTCCTACCAGCCGATGGTGGTCCTCGGCCTCGCCAACTTGGAGCTGGCGGGCATCACCGACTCGTTCGACCTGGTGCTGGCCGACGCCGGCTACCTGAGCACCGCCAACCTGACCGCCGCCGGCCCTCCCCGGATGATCGCCACGTCCAAGGCCTACAAGCTGCGCCACCAGCAGGCCGAGGAGGGCTACCGGGTGGGGGACCCGCCCGAGGGCTGCTCGCCGATCGACGCCATGACGCACCGCCTGCTCACCGAGGAGGGGGTGGCGGCCTACGCCCAGCGCCAGTACATCGTCGAGCCGGTCTTCGGCCAGATCAAATGGAATCGCCATTACCGACAGTTCTTGCGCATGGGCGAGCAGGGCGCCAACGACGAGTGGATCCTGCTGGCCATGTGCAACAACCTGCTGAAGCTGTATGGCAAGAAGCACTCGCCACGGATGCGGCACGGGAAGGCAGGTTCCCCGGCCACCTCCGGCGCTCTCCGCTCGCTCAGGCGCGTCTTGCACGGGACCGGGCGCAGAAACATCCTCCGGCGGGATGTCCTTGTGGCGGCCTAG
- a CDS encoding DUF222 domain-containing protein — translation MFEQPTTDLFPPEDFGTEALGDAVVSLLGQVAAAQCQALCWVAAYETARGWEGTPAMASFLGYRAGMGSRAAREMVALARRLQECTRIRQAFSAGKLCWSQVGALLRVATPEIEDELIALARAATGPMLERALRRYRWLLAAHGEAARNEAALAGREARGLSYCFDDEGFFHLSGTFSPEAGLVIEAALNQVAAELKAEAQQLEVRDSPTETARRPWEARQADALVAICEAVRDRECSARPGAARAEVVVHVDAALLSGHQPGPDARCELAGAEAPLAPESARRITCDATVVTLVEDADGQPLSVGRRSRCLPTPLRTALGSRDQGCVFPGCGHTRHVEGHHIVHWAKGGETSLANLCQLCWAHHVLVHEGGYRIVVAAPGQFCFLRPDGSEVGAEERPEVTYTAQLGFPVEPTDTLCRYLGGSMNLVDVICGLYGRDGRFSGVPRGVIEEAAKPPPDTRSPSTGPPAEDAWLYEEQTETFELGPAHYDWEDPPPR, via the coding sequence ATGTTCGAGCAACCGACCACGGATCTGTTCCCGCCCGAGGACTTCGGCACCGAGGCCCTGGGGGACGCGGTGGTCTCCCTGCTCGGCCAGGTGGCAGCCGCCCAGTGCCAGGCGCTGTGCTGGGTCGCGGCCTACGAGACCGCCCGGGGCTGGGAGGGCACCCCGGCCATGGCCTCGTTCCTGGGCTACCGGGCGGGCATGGGCTCCCGGGCGGCACGCGAGATGGTCGCCCTGGCCCGCAGGCTGCAGGAGTGCACCAGGATCCGGCAGGCGTTCTCGGCGGGCAAGCTGTGCTGGAGCCAGGTGGGTGCCCTGCTCCGGGTGGCCACCCCCGAGATCGAAGACGAGCTCATCGCCCTGGCCCGGGCGGCCACCGGCCCGATGCTGGAGCGGGCGCTGCGCCGCTACCGCTGGCTGCTGGCGGCCCATGGCGAGGCGGCCCGGAACGAGGCCGCCCTGGCCGGGCGGGAGGCCCGGGGGCTGTCGTACTGCTTCGACGACGAGGGCTTCTTCCACCTCTCGGGCACCTTCTCCCCGGAGGCCGGGCTGGTGATCGAGGCGGCCCTCAACCAGGTGGCCGCCGAGCTCAAGGCCGAGGCGCAACAGCTCGAGGTGCGCGACTCCCCGACCGAGACCGCACGCCGGCCCTGGGAGGCCCGCCAGGCCGACGCCCTGGTGGCGATCTGTGAGGCGGTGCGGGACCGGGAGTGCTCCGCCCGCCCGGGGGCGGCCCGCGCCGAGGTGGTGGTCCACGTCGACGCCGCCCTGCTCTCCGGCCACCAGCCCGGGCCAGACGCCCGCTGCGAGCTGGCGGGGGCCGAGGCCCCCCTGGCCCCGGAGTCCGCCCGGCGCATCACCTGCGACGCCACCGTGGTCACGCTCGTCGAGGACGCCGACGGCCAGCCGTTGTCGGTGGGGCGGCGCAGCCGGTGCCTGCCCACCCCCCTGCGCACCGCCCTGGGCTCCCGGGACCAGGGCTGCGTGTTCCCCGGCTGTGGCCACACCCGCCATGTCGAGGGCCACCACATCGTGCACTGGGCTAAGGGCGGGGAGACCTCGTTGGCCAACCTGTGTCAGCTGTGCTGGGCGCACCACGTCTTGGTGCACGAGGGGGGCTACCGCATCGTGGTGGCCGCCCCGGGGCAGTTCTGCTTCCTGCGGCCCGATGGCTCGGAGGTGGGCGCCGAGGAGCGCCCCGAGGTCACCTACACCGCCCAGCTCGGCTTCCCGGTGGAGCCCACCGACACCCTGTGCCGCTACCTCGGGGGGTCGATGAACCTGGTCGATGTCATCTGTGGGCTCTACGGCAGGGACGGCCGCTTCTCGGGGGTGCCCCGGGGCGTGATCGAGGAGGCGGCCAAGCCACCCCCCGACACCCGGTCCCCCAGCACGGGGCCGCCAGCGGAGGACGCCTGGCTCTACGAGGAGCAAACCGAGACCTTCGAGCTCGGCCCCGCCCACTACGACTGGGAGGACCCCCCGCCCCGTTAA
- a CDS encoding PadR family transcriptional regulator: protein MHRRSPLAMAALALLCYEPLHPYRMQQLLKQWGKGDVVNVGQRATLYKVIERLDREGLIAVREVLREGQRPERVVYEITAEGRRVVVEWVRAMVASPAPDFPEFPAGMSFVMLLGPDDALAQLECRRADLQAELDRQTEGLRGAVGVPRVALLDSEYQWAVTGTELRWVEGVVDDLRSGRLTWSEDQLRAAARAGEETAGEDAG, encoded by the coding sequence GTGCACCGTCGTTCCCCTCTGGCCATGGCCGCCCTGGCCCTCCTCTGCTACGAGCCGTTGCACCCGTACCGCATGCAACAACTGCTCAAGCAGTGGGGCAAGGGCGACGTGGTGAACGTCGGGCAGCGGGCGACGCTCTACAAGGTCATCGAGCGCCTCGACCGGGAAGGCCTCATCGCCGTCCGGGAGGTGCTCCGGGAGGGTCAGCGCCCGGAGCGGGTGGTCTACGAGATCACCGCCGAGGGGCGACGGGTGGTCGTGGAATGGGTCCGGGCGATGGTCGCCTCCCCGGCTCCCGACTTCCCCGAGTTCCCGGCCGGGATGTCCTTCGTGATGCTGCTCGGGCCGGACGATGCCCTGGCCCAGCTCGAGTGCCGCCGAGCTGACCTGCAGGCCGAGCTCGACCGCCAGACCGAGGGCCTGCGAGGCGCCGTCGGCGTGCCCCGGGTCGCCCTGCTGGACTCCGAGTACCAGTGGGCGGTGACCGGGACCGAGCTGCGCTGGGTCGAGGGCGTCGTCGACGATCTGCGCAGCGGCCGCCTGACCTGGTCCGAGGACCAGTTGCGGGCGGCAGCGCGGGCGGGGGAGGAAACGGCCGGCGAAGACGCAGGATGA
- the aspS gene encoding aspartate--tRNA ligase, translating into MSALDGRGPGLSPYRSDMCGLLRAGDAGRSVRLAGWVQARRDHGGVVFLDLRDREGLVQVVVHPEDSPEAHTVVQRVRPEFVLMVTGEVRARPPANVNPNIGTGEVEVAASSIELLAEAAVPPFQIEDRTEAGEDTRLRYRYLDLRRPEMQALLRLRSTVVRAIREHYDAEGFLEVETPLLTKSTPEGARDFLVPSRLEPGAFFALPQSPQLFKQLLMVAGVDRYYQIVKCLRDEDPRADRQPEFTQLDVEMSFADEESVLGVTEGMVAAVFRAAHGVDIPVPLPRIRFEEAMDRYGTDKPDLRFGLAMVDVGAVFAASEVQVFRRALDAGGAARAVCVPGWAATGRGRKDLDALTAVAKANGAGGLAWLVFDAAAEGGVTSPLAKFLSAAVVDSLAAATGATDGDLVLVVADRRAVANRALGAVRLAVADLLGLRPALAPTDPASWQLTWVVDMPLVEWNDTERRWDPVHHPFTAPHPDDEAILESDPGAVRARAYDLVLNGWELGGGSVRIHRPDLQRRVFSLIGIDEERAEQRFGWFVRAFQYGAPPHGGIAFGIDRLVAMLAGKDSIREVIAFPKTSSFTDLLTGAPDAVEEAQLKELGLRVRGVPGVPPASA; encoded by the coding sequence GTGAGCGCTCTGGACGGGCGCGGCCCCGGGCTCAGCCCCTACCGCAGCGACATGTGCGGGTTGCTGCGTGCCGGGGATGCCGGCCGCTCGGTGCGCCTCGCCGGTTGGGTGCAGGCCCGCCGGGACCACGGCGGGGTGGTGTTCTTGGACCTGCGGGACCGGGAGGGCCTGGTCCAGGTGGTGGTGCACCCCGAAGACTCGCCGGAGGCGCACACCGTCGTGCAGCGGGTGCGGCCGGAGTTCGTGCTGATGGTCACCGGCGAGGTCCGGGCCCGGCCCCCCGCCAACGTGAACCCGAACATCGGCACCGGGGAGGTGGAGGTGGCGGCCTCGTCGATCGAGTTGCTGGCCGAGGCGGCCGTCCCGCCCTTCCAGATCGAGGACCGCACCGAGGCGGGGGAGGACACCCGCCTGCGCTACCGCTACCTGGACCTGCGCCGGCCCGAGATGCAGGCCCTGCTCCGGCTGCGCTCGACGGTGGTCCGGGCCATCCGGGAGCACTACGACGCCGAGGGCTTCCTGGAGGTCGAGACCCCCTTGCTGACCAAGAGCACGCCCGAGGGCGCCCGGGACTTCCTGGTGCCCTCCCGGCTGGAGCCGGGGGCGTTCTTCGCCCTGCCGCAGTCGCCCCAGCTCTTCAAGCAGCTGCTGATGGTGGCGGGCGTGGACCGCTACTACCAGATCGTCAAGTGCCTGCGGGACGAGGATCCCCGGGCGGACCGCCAGCCCGAGTTCACGCAGCTGGACGTCGAGATGTCCTTCGCCGACGAGGAGTCGGTGCTGGGGGTTACGGAGGGCATGGTGGCGGCCGTGTTCCGGGCCGCCCACGGCGTCGACATCCCGGTGCCCCTGCCCCGGATCCGCTTCGAGGAGGCGATGGACCGCTACGGCACCGACAAGCCCGACCTGCGCTTCGGCCTGGCGATGGTGGACGTCGGAGCGGTGTTCGCCGCCTCCGAGGTGCAAGTGTTCCGCCGTGCCCTGGACGCCGGGGGGGCGGCCCGGGCTGTCTGCGTGCCCGGATGGGCGGCGACCGGGCGGGGCCGGAAGGACCTCGACGCCCTGACCGCGGTCGCCAAGGCCAACGGGGCGGGGGGCCTGGCATGGCTGGTGTTCGACGCCGCTGCCGAGGGCGGGGTGACCTCGCCGCTGGCCAAGTTCCTGTCCGCTGCGGTGGTGGACTCTTTGGCCGCAGCCACCGGGGCCACCGATGGGGACCTGGTGCTGGTGGTGGCCGACCGCCGGGCGGTGGCCAACCGGGCCCTCGGGGCGGTGCGCCTGGCGGTGGCGGACCTGCTGGGGCTCCGGCCGGCCCTGGCCCCGACCGACCCTGCCTCCTGGCAGCTGACCTGGGTGGTGGACATGCCCCTGGTGGAGTGGAACGACACCGAGCGCCGCTGGGACCCGGTCCACCACCCCTTCACCGCCCCGCATCCCGACGACGAGGCAATCCTGGAGTCCGACCCCGGGGCGGTGCGCGCCCGGGCCTACGACCTGGTGCTGAACGGGTGGGAGCTGGGCGGCGGCTCCGTGCGTATCCATCGCCCGGACCTGCAGCGCCGGGTGTTCTCGCTGATCGGTATCGACGAGGAGCGGGCCGAGCAGCGCTTCGGCTGGTTCGTGCGGGCGTTCCAGTACGGCGCCCCCCCCCACGGCGGGATCGCCTTCGGCATCGACCGGCTGGTGGCGATGCTGGCAGGGAAGGACTCGATCCGGGAGGTGATCGCCTTCCCGAAGACGTCGTCGTTCACCGACCTGCTGACCGGGGCGCCGGATGCTGTCGAGGAGGCGCAGCTGAAGGAGCTCGGCCTGCGGGTGCGGGGGGTGCCGGGGGTGCCCCCGGCGAGCGCCTGA
- a CDS encoding HIT domain-containing protein, whose protein sequence is MERLFRPWRLAYVSAPKEGPTAGTGCFLCDAAASTDDAASLVVAREPAAFVVLNRYPYNSGHVMVVPTRHIGDLELLTVEERMALMDLLIRSLAALKVEMTPDGCNVGINIGRAAGAGAPDHLHIHAVPRWSGDTNFMPLFGDTMVLPEGLESTRERLARRMASAAP, encoded by the coding sequence ATGGAGCGCCTCTTCCGGCCCTGGCGCCTGGCCTACGTCAGCGCCCCCAAGGAGGGCCCCACCGCTGGGACGGGATGCTTCCTGTGCGATGCAGCCGCCTCCACCGATGATGCCGCCAGCCTGGTGGTCGCCCGGGAGCCGGCCGCCTTCGTGGTGCTGAACCGCTACCCGTACAACAGCGGGCACGTCATGGTGGTGCCGACCCGCCACATCGGCGACCTGGAACTGCTCACCGTGGAGGAACGCATGGCGCTGATGGACCTGCTGATCCGCTCCCTGGCCGCCCTGAAGGTGGAGATGACCCCGGACGGGTGCAACGTCGGGATCAACATCGGCCGGGCCGCAGGGGCGGGGGCCCCGGACCACCTCCACATCCACGCCGTGCCCCGCTGGAGCGGCGACACCAACTTCATGCCGCTCTTCGGCGACACCATGGTGCTGCCCGAGGGCCTCGAGTCCACCCGGGAGCGCCTGGCCCGCCGGATGGCGAGCGCGGCGCCGTGA